In Streptomyces sp. NBC_00704, a genomic segment contains:
- a CDS encoding cysteine dioxygenase translates to MNSDSDLQIAGDILEVPHLLRAPREHPATVAEFVGLARSVAADRAQWEHLVRYDATSRWYHLLRTGPGYEVWLLSWVPGQGSGLHDHGGSSGVFTVLEGRLTERTAGGERVLGPAAAGASRPERGQESERVFAPGYVHEVVNDTLEPAVSLHVYFPGLTEMPMHPRADVRAGGATTMACAAPGPHGAATAVHA, encoded by the coding sequence ATGAACAGCGACAGCGACCTCCAGATCGCCGGCGACATCCTCGAAGTCCCCCACCTCCTGCGGGCCCCGCGCGAGCACCCGGCCACCGTGGCCGAGTTCGTGGGCCTGGCCCGCTCCGTCGCCGCCGACCGCGCCCAGTGGGAACACCTGGTCCGCTACGACGCGACGTCCCGCTGGTACCACCTGCTGCGCACCGGCCCCGGCTACGAGGTGTGGCTGCTGTCCTGGGTGCCCGGCCAGGGCAGCGGGCTGCACGACCACGGCGGCTCCTCCGGCGTGTTCACGGTGCTGGAGGGCCGGCTGACCGAGCGCACCGCGGGCGGCGAGCGGGTGCTCGGGCCGGCGGCGGCGGGAGCGTCCCGGCCGGAGCGGGGCCAGGAGTCGGAGAGGGTGTTCGCGCCGGGGTACGTGCACGAGGTGGTCAACGACACGCTGGAGCCGGCGGTGAGCCTGCACGTCTACTTCCCCGGGCTGACGGAGATGCCGATGCACCCGCGCGCGGACGTGCGCGCGGGGGGCGCGACCACGATGGCGTGCGCGGCCCCCGGCCCGCACGGCGCCGCGACCGCCGTCCACGCCTAG
- a CDS encoding SIS domain-containing protein — MLDDSLLDTPEALAAADHRALLRGAAEAGARVRTAARYATEAGVRALEPDGRPRAILIAGPGAAAVSVADLLGTLAGAACPVVHLSPTGVAPDAGALRWELPGWAGSVDLLLITTPDGGEPGLALLAEQAYRRGCTVVAVAPAHTPVAETATTGHSLFVPMATAPYEQDEQPPVAASAPGVLWALLTPLLALLDRISLLSAPPEALEAVADRLDQVAERCGLAVATYSNPAKTLAGELADALPVIWTEGTSAGPAGRRFAAALAELAGRPALVAELPEALAEHSALLAGPLAASADPDAFFRDRVEEPPALRARVVLLRDRPIGGLTAAPAARDLALGHDTPISELEPDEGDELVTLAELIATTDFAAVYLALASGS; from the coding sequence ATGCTCGACGACTCGCTGCTCGACACGCCGGAGGCCCTCGCCGCGGCCGACCACCGGGCGCTCCTGCGCGGCGCGGCCGAAGCCGGCGCCCGCGTCCGCACCGCCGCCCGGTACGCGACCGAGGCCGGCGTCCGCGCCCTCGAACCGGACGGCCGCCCCCGCGCCATCCTCATCGCAGGCCCCGGCGCCGCCGCCGTCAGCGTCGCCGACCTCCTCGGCACCCTCGCGGGCGCCGCCTGCCCCGTCGTCCACCTGTCGCCCACCGGCGTCGCCCCCGACGCGGGCGCCCTGCGCTGGGAACTCCCCGGCTGGGCCGGGTCCGTCGACCTCCTCCTGATCACCACCCCCGACGGCGGCGAACCCGGCCTCGCCCTCCTCGCCGAGCAGGCCTACCGCCGCGGCTGCACCGTCGTCGCCGTCGCCCCCGCGCACACCCCCGTCGCCGAGACGGCCACCACGGGCCACAGCCTCTTCGTCCCCATGGCGACCGCGCCCTACGAACAGGACGAACAGCCCCCCGTCGCCGCCTCCGCCCCCGGCGTCCTGTGGGCGCTTCTGACCCCCCTGCTCGCCCTCCTGGACCGCATCTCCCTGCTGTCCGCGCCGCCCGAGGCGCTGGAGGCCGTCGCCGACCGGCTCGACCAGGTCGCCGAACGCTGCGGCCTCGCCGTCGCGACCTACAGCAACCCCGCCAAGACCCTGGCCGGCGAACTCGCCGACGCCCTCCCCGTGATCTGGACCGAGGGCACCTCCGCCGGCCCCGCCGGTCGCCGGTTCGCCGCCGCCCTCGCCGAACTCGCGGGCCGCCCCGCCCTCGTCGCCGAACTCCCCGAGGCCCTCGCCGAACACAGCGCCCTCCTCGCCGGCCCGCTCGCCGCCAGCGCCGACCCGGACGCCTTCTTCCGCGACCGCGTCGAGGAACCCCCCGCCCTCCGCGCGCGCGTGGTCCTGCTGCGCGACCGGCCCATCGGCGGCCTCACCGCCGCCCCCGCCGCCCGCGACCTGGCCCTCGGCCACGACACGCCGATCAGCGAACTCGAACCCGACGAGGGCGACGAACTCGTCACCCTCGCCGAACTGATCGCCACCACGGACTTCGCCGCCGTCTACCTGGCCCTCGCCTCAGGATCCTGA
- a CDS encoding WhiB family transcriptional regulator: MTELVQQLLVDVDDADEELGWQERALCAQTDPESFFPEKGGSTREAKKVCLACEVRSECLEYALSNDERFGIWGGLSERERRRLKKAAV, from the coding sequence ATGACCGAGCTGGTGCAGCAACTGCTGGTCGACGTCGACGACGCGGACGAGGAACTCGGCTGGCAGGAGCGCGCACTGTGCGCCCAGACCGATCCCGAGTCCTTCTTCCCCGAGAAGGGCGGCTCCACCCGCGAGGCCAAGAAGGTCTGCCTCGCCTGCGAGGTCCGCTCCGAATGCCTGGAGTACGCCCTCTCCAACGACGAGAGATTCGGCATCTGGGGCGGCCTGTCGGAGCGGGAACGCCGCAGGCTGAAGAAGGCGGCGGTCTGA
- a CDS encoding phosphomannomutase/phosphoglucomutase produces MAADLSQIVKAYDVRGVVPDQWDESLAELFGAAFAQVTDAEAIVVGHDMRPSSPGLSGAFARGAAALGVHVTRIGLCSTDQLYYASGALNLPGAMFTASHNPARYNGIKLCRAGAAPVGQDTGLAQIRELVEKWSQTGGPEAAPEPGTVAETDTLKDYAAHLRALVDLTSIRPLKVVVDAGNGMGGHTVPTVLEGLPLSVVPLYFELDGTFPNHEANPLDPANLVDLQKRVREEGADLGLAFDGDADRCFVVDERGEPVSPSAITALVAVRELARNGGHGTVIHNLITSRTVPEVVGEHGGTPARTRVGHSFIKAEMARSGAIFGGEHSAHYYFKDFWNADTGMLAALHVLAALGGQDGPLSRLVAEYDRYSGSGEINSTVADQAGRIAAIRAAYGDRDDVTLDELDGLTVSSADWWFNVRPSNTEPLLRLNAEARDEPTMTRIRDEALAIIRA; encoded by the coding sequence GTGGCTGCTGATCTGTCACAGATCGTGAAGGCGTACGACGTGCGCGGAGTGGTCCCGGACCAGTGGGACGAGTCGCTGGCCGAGCTCTTCGGGGCGGCCTTCGCCCAGGTGACCGACGCCGAGGCGATCGTCGTCGGGCACGACATGCGCCCCTCCTCGCCGGGCCTCAGCGGCGCCTTCGCACGCGGCGCGGCCGCCCTCGGCGTGCACGTCACCCGGATCGGCCTGTGCTCCACGGACCAGCTGTACTACGCGTCGGGCGCACTGAACCTGCCCGGAGCGATGTTCACCGCCTCGCACAACCCGGCCCGCTACAACGGCATCAAACTGTGCCGCGCCGGCGCGGCGCCGGTCGGCCAGGACACCGGCCTGGCCCAGATCCGCGAACTGGTCGAGAAGTGGTCGCAGACCGGCGGACCCGAAGCCGCGCCCGAGCCGGGAACCGTCGCCGAGACCGACACGTTGAAGGACTACGCGGCGCACCTGCGCGCCCTCGTCGACCTGACCTCCATCCGCCCTCTGAAGGTCGTGGTCGACGCGGGCAACGGCATGGGCGGCCACACCGTCCCCACGGTCCTCGAAGGCCTTCCCCTGTCCGTCGTCCCCCTGTACTTCGAACTCGACGGCACCTTCCCCAACCACGAGGCCAACCCGCTGGACCCCGCCAACCTCGTCGACCTCCAGAAGCGGGTCCGCGAAGAGGGCGCCGACCTGGGCCTCGCCTTCGACGGCGACGCCGACCGCTGCTTCGTCGTCGACGAACGGGGCGAACCCGTGTCCCCCTCCGCGATCACCGCCCTGGTCGCCGTCCGGGAACTCGCGCGCAACGGCGGCCACGGCACGGTCATCCACAACCTGATCACCTCCCGCACCGTCCCCGAGGTCGTCGGCGAGCACGGCGGCACCCCCGCGCGCACCCGCGTGGGCCACTCCTTCATCAAGGCCGAGATGGCGCGATCCGGCGCGATCTTCGGCGGCGAACACTCCGCGCACTACTACTTCAAGGACTTCTGGAACGCCGACACCGGCATGCTCGCCGCCCTCCACGTCCTGGCGGCCCTCGGCGGACAGGACGGACCCCTGTCCCGCCTCGTCGCCGAGTACGACCGCTACAGCGGCTCCGGCGAGATCAACTCCACGGTCGCCGACCAGGCCGGCCGCATCGCCGCGATCAGAGCGGCCTACGGCGACCGCGACGACGTCACCCTGGACGAACTCGACGGCCTGACCGTCTCGTCCGCCGACTGGTGGTTCAACGTCCGCCCCTCCAACACCGAACCCCTCCTGCGCCTCAACGCCGAGGCCAGGGACGAGCCGACGATGACCCGCATCCGGGACGAGGCCCTCGCCATCATCAGAGCCTGA
- a CDS encoding metallopeptidase family protein — translation MRGPIAPPQVPLAASRADVFADLVQDSVERLERRWPQLADIDFMVLEVPRLDAAPEPWNDEAVPLGGTIAAGEGRRARVVVYRRPVEIRTKGRDERAALVHEVVVEQVAELLGLTPETVDPRYGED, via the coding sequence ATGCGGGGGCCGATCGCTCCGCCGCAGGTGCCGTTGGCGGCCAGCCGCGCCGACGTGTTCGCGGATCTCGTGCAGGACTCGGTGGAGCGCCTGGAGCGGCGGTGGCCGCAGCTCGCCGACATCGATTTCATGGTGCTGGAGGTGCCTCGGCTGGACGCGGCCCCGGAGCCGTGGAACGACGAGGCGGTCCCGCTGGGCGGGACGATCGCCGCGGGCGAGGGCCGGCGGGCCCGGGTCGTCGTCTACCGGCGGCCGGTCGAGATCCGCACGAAGGGGCGTGACGAGCGCGCGGCGCTGGTGCACGAGGTGGTCGTGGAGCAGGTCGCCGAGCTGCTCGGGCTGACCCCCGAGACGGTGGATCCGCGCTACGGCGAGGACTGA
- the manA gene encoding mannose-6-phosphate isomerase, class I, whose translation MDRLDNTIRPYAWGSTTAIPHLLGTPPTGEPQAEMWMGAHPGAPSRTGRGTLAEVIAADPARELGARTVARFGPRLPFLFKILAAGAPLSLQVHPDLTQAEQGFADEEHRGIPVDAPHRNYKDANHKPELICALTEFDGLCGFRPPAQTADLLDGLGVDSLKPYVDLLHAHPEDAALREVLTAILTADREETAHTVAEAAAACDRLGGEHAPYADIAHHHPGDPGVIAAMLLNHVRLQPGEALFLGAGIPHAYLSGLGVEIMANSDNVLRCGLTPKHVDVPELLRVVRFEPGDPGILRPEAAPDGEEVYDTPIDEFRLSRHVLPQGAAAHDLTRDTPQILLCTAGTVRAGAHELTPGQSVFVPASDKVEASGAGTLFRATVIV comes from the coding sequence ATGGACCGCCTCGACAACACCATCCGCCCCTACGCCTGGGGATCCACCACCGCGATCCCGCACCTGCTCGGCACCCCGCCGACCGGCGAACCGCAGGCCGAGATGTGGATGGGCGCCCACCCCGGCGCCCCCTCGCGCACCGGCCGGGGCACCCTCGCCGAGGTCATCGCCGCCGACCCCGCCCGCGAACTCGGCGCCCGCACCGTCGCTCGATTCGGCCCCCGCCTGCCCTTCCTCTTCAAGATCCTCGCCGCCGGCGCCCCCCTCTCCCTCCAGGTCCACCCCGACCTCACCCAGGCCGAACAGGGCTTCGCGGACGAAGAGCACCGCGGCATCCCCGTCGACGCCCCGCACCGCAACTACAAGGACGCCAACCACAAGCCCGAACTCATCTGCGCCCTCACCGAGTTCGACGGCCTCTGCGGCTTCCGGCCCCCCGCCCAGACCGCCGACCTCCTCGACGGCCTCGGCGTCGACTCCCTCAAGCCGTACGTCGACCTCCTGCACGCCCACCCGGAGGACGCCGCCCTGCGAGAGGTCCTCACGGCGATCCTCACCGCCGACCGCGAGGAGACCGCCCACACCGTCGCCGAAGCGGCCGCCGCCTGCGACCGCCTGGGCGGCGAACACGCCCCCTACGCCGACATCGCCCACCACCACCCCGGCGACCCCGGCGTCATCGCCGCCATGCTGCTCAACCACGTCCGGCTCCAGCCCGGCGAAGCCCTGTTCCTCGGCGCGGGCATCCCGCACGCCTACCTCAGCGGCCTCGGCGTCGAGATCATGGCCAACTCCGACAACGTGCTGCGCTGCGGCCTCACCCCCAAACACGTCGACGTCCCCGAACTCCTGCGCGTCGTCCGCTTCGAACCCGGCGACCCCGGCATCCTGCGCCCCGAGGCCGCACCCGACGGCGAAGAGGTCTACGACACCCCCATCGACGAGTTCCGCCTCTCCCGCCACGTCCTCCCGCAAGGCGCCGCCGCCCACGACCTCACCCGCGACACCCCGCAGATCCTGCTCTGCACCGCAGGGACCGTACGGGCCGGCGCACACGAACTCACCCCCGGCCAGTCCGTGTTCGTACCCGCCTCCGACAAGGTCGAGGCCTCCGGCGCCGGCACCCTCTTCCGCGCCACGGTGATTGTCTGA
- a CDS encoding DUF5719 family protein, translating to MNRTTLSLIAGTAALAAVTGFAALNEPDATGADTARAAAELPVERTSLLCPAPSTSDLAETAYTSFTPVTKGAGDDGKAALAAAAQGPADPAGGKPSGKPSAKTDDKTDDKTDGKASGKKKTAAKPVLTPKAPGAPAVGTADGGGAAALLGTAEGRFAPGWTVQETTEVPAGSGRGLQGLACSAPDTEFWFPGASTAADRTDYVHLTNPDDSAAVVDIELYGKDGALATTVGEDLTVPAHSSEPILLSTLTGEKQADLTVHVNVRSGRLGAAVQALDEKLGGDWLTAATDPAPVQVVPGIPKDATGVRLVAYAPGDADADLKVQLASPSGLITPAGHETLHVKAGKTISVDLGDVTRGEAGSLVLTPTDRSVPVVAAARVLRGKGSDQESAFIPATAPVGTRASAAGNSAKGTTLSLTAPKGAAQVKVTASAGSGGGTAVSKTYTVRAGTTQDVELPVPAGLKGSYALTVETLTATPVYASRTLTSTQEGVPGFTVQTLPDDRGTVSVPQADEDVAVLQK from the coding sequence GTGAACCGCACCACCCTGTCCTTGATCGCCGGCACGGCCGCACTGGCCGCCGTCACCGGATTCGCCGCGCTCAACGAACCGGACGCGACCGGCGCGGACACCGCCCGGGCGGCCGCCGAACTGCCCGTGGAGCGCACGAGCCTGCTCTGCCCCGCGCCCAGCACGTCCGACCTCGCGGAGACGGCGTACACGTCCTTCACGCCCGTCACCAAGGGCGCGGGCGACGACGGCAAGGCCGCACTCGCGGCCGCCGCCCAGGGACCGGCGGACCCGGCGGGCGGGAAGCCGAGCGGCAAGCCCAGCGCGAAGACGGACGACAAGACGGACGACAAGACGGACGGGAAGGCGAGCGGCAAGAAGAAGACGGCCGCGAAGCCCGTTCTCACCCCCAAGGCGCCCGGCGCACCGGCCGTCGGCACCGCCGACGGCGGCGGCGCGGCCGCGCTCCTGGGCACCGCCGAGGGCCGCTTCGCGCCCGGCTGGACCGTCCAGGAGACCACGGAGGTCCCCGCCGGCAGCGGCCGCGGCCTCCAGGGCCTCGCCTGCTCCGCGCCCGACACGGAGTTCTGGTTCCCGGGCGCCAGCACCGCCGCCGACCGCACCGACTACGTCCACCTCACCAACCCGGACGACTCCGCCGCCGTCGTCGACATCGAGCTGTACGGCAAGGACGGGGCCCTCGCGACCACGGTGGGGGAGGACCTGACCGTTCCCGCCCACTCCAGCGAGCCGATCCTGCTGTCCACGCTCACCGGCGAGAAGCAGGCGGACCTCACCGTCCACGTCAACGTCCGCAGCGGCCGGCTCGGAGCCGCCGTGCAGGCCCTGGACGAGAAACTCGGCGGCGACTGGCTGACCGCCGCCACCGACCCGGCGCCCGTCCAGGTCGTGCCGGGCATCCCCAAGGACGCCACCGGCGTCCGCCTCGTCGCCTACGCCCCGGGTGACGCGGACGCGGACCTCAAGGTCCAACTCGCCTCCCCCTCAGGTCTGATCACCCCCGCGGGTCACGAGACGCTGCACGTCAAGGCGGGCAAGACGATCTCGGTCGACCTCGGCGACGTCACGCGCGGGGAGGCCGGATCCCTGGTCCTGACCCCCACCGACCGGTCCGTCCCGGTCGTCGCCGCCGCCCGCGTCCTGCGCGGCAAGGGCTCCGACCAGGAGTCGGCGTTCATCCCCGCCACCGCACCGGTCGGCACGCGCGCCTCCGCCGCAGGCAACAGCGCCAAGGGCACCACCCTCTCCCTCACGGCACCCAAGGGCGCCGCCCAGGTCAAGGTCACCGCGTCCGCGGGCAGCGGCGGCGGAACGGCCGTCTCCAAGACGTACACGGTCCGCGCCGGCACCACCCAGGACGTCGAACTCCCCGTGCCCGCCGGCCTGAAGGGCAGCTACGCCCTGACCGTGGAGACCCTCACGGCCACCCCCGTCTATGCCTCGCGCACCCTGACGTCCACCCAGGAAGGCGTCCCGGGCTTCACCGTCCAGACCCTGCCGGACGACCGGGGGACGGTGTCCGTGCCGCAGGCAGACGAAGACGTCGCGGTGCTGCAGAAGTAA
- a CDS encoding glycosyltransferase family 2 protein: MSVHSHTAAHQDGAATPEFPRHVVTAVIVSHDGARWLPDALAGLLGQERPVQSVMAADTGSSDDSARLVAEALGDDRVLHLARRTGFGQAVEEANRTAPVLTPEELPYLKRPSGWDPVTRTWRDDAYDLPELPHGEPVQWLWLLHDDSAPEPDALAELLRVVDNELELGRDDVAVVGPKLRGWYDRRQLLEVGVTIAHSGRRWTGLDRREQDQGQHDHVRSVLSVSTAGMLIRRDVFEQLGGFDRRLPLMRDDVDLCWRAQAAGHRVLIAPEAVVRHAEAASRERRAVDCAGRTAASPHKVDKAGAVYTLLVNSRTALLPWILVRLVLGTLVRTLANLVGKVPGQALDEIRGLLSTLLRPERIIAGRRRRGKPTIDKDELRALFPPPGATVRATVEQAVGDYFGSSDPDAVSGAGRHGGAVESGPGGDDAEFLEIEQFARLKRIARKPGPVLFLVLLLVSLVACRGLLGGGALAGGALLPAPADASDLWSRYIDAWHPVGVGGTPAAPPYLAVIATLATLLLGSTGVALTLLLVCSVPLAGFTAYFASRPLVESRLLRAWAAVVYAFLPAATGALAGGRVGTAVLAVLLPLIARAGVAASGLAHRSGARGSWRATWAYTLLLTITTAFTPIVWPIALVLGLAVLAVRRRDLTAYGPRFLAQLGTPLLILAPWSLSLLPFGFFTQAGLDYGPSAATALDLLGASPGGPGTVDGLMLIGVVLAALAALLRTERHFGVWAAWAVALVGLVFAVLSNSSTWAGPATLVYGIALLAAAVIGADGARTRVAEQSFGWRQPVAALIAFASAAGPLLVAAGWMIGGADGPLERRDPVQVPAFVAEEAGDRDQARTLVLDSDAAHVGYMLVRGSGARLGDAELTAADGENEQLDKVVANLVAGSGADQADQLGKFAVGYVLVHKGAPREATRVLDATPGLKRLSQQDGSALWRVDQEVSRAAVVADSGKGAATPVAAGPVDIHTTVPDGSGNRVLRLADAAADGWTATLDGKALTPTTVDGWAQGFELPASGGRLDVTYEDPFTHTAWLWAQGLLALVLVVLALPGRRRDVDDDLPEEEPIPAQAVDGEGRRARRLRAQAEAEAEAESGPDADAEPREPGSPDEFPAVGQEQPPAPVPQQQPYGEWADQSTYAGAEYGGYPGEQYQGGQYEGAQQYQQGGYDQQAYDPYQAGQYDPYAYDGQAQQTPYDQTYQQQGYDPSGYGQGGYDPAYDPDRHPRGADDERPDGSRQ, translated from the coding sequence ATGTCCGTGCACAGCCACACGGCAGCCCACCAAGACGGCGCTGCCACACCTGAGTTCCCGCGTCATGTCGTGACCGCGGTGATCGTCTCCCACGACGGTGCCCGCTGGCTGCCCGACGCGCTCGCCGGGCTGCTCGGCCAGGAGCGCCCCGTCCAGTCCGTGATGGCCGCCGACACCGGCAGCTCGGACGACTCCGCGCGGCTGGTCGCCGAGGCCCTCGGCGACGACCGGGTGCTGCACCTCGCCCGCCGCACCGGCTTCGGCCAGGCCGTCGAGGAGGCCAACCGCACGGCCCCCGTCCTCACCCCCGAGGAACTGCCCTACCTCAAGCGCCCCAGCGGCTGGGACCCCGTCACGCGCACCTGGCGCGACGACGCCTACGACCTCCCCGAACTCCCGCACGGCGAACCCGTCCAATGGCTGTGGCTGCTCCACGACGACAGCGCCCCCGAACCGGACGCACTCGCCGAACTGCTGCGCGTCGTCGACAACGAGCTCGAACTCGGCCGTGACGACGTCGCCGTCGTCGGCCCCAAGCTCCGCGGCTGGTACGACCGCCGCCAGCTCCTCGAGGTCGGCGTCACCATCGCGCACTCGGGCCGCCGCTGGACCGGCCTGGACCGCCGCGAACAGGACCAGGGCCAGCACGACCACGTCCGCTCCGTGCTGTCCGTCTCCACCGCCGGCATGCTGATCCGCCGCGACGTCTTCGAGCAGCTCGGCGGATTCGACCGCCGACTGCCCCTGATGCGCGACGACGTCGACCTGTGCTGGCGCGCGCAGGCCGCCGGCCACCGCGTCCTCATCGCCCCCGAAGCCGTCGTCCGGCACGCGGAGGCCGCCTCCCGCGAACGCCGCGCCGTCGACTGCGCCGGCCGCACCGCCGCCTCCCCGCACAAGGTCGACAAAGCCGGCGCCGTCTACACCCTCCTCGTCAACAGCCGCACGGCGCTGCTGCCCTGGATCCTGGTCCGCCTCGTCCTCGGCACCCTGGTGCGCACCCTCGCCAACCTCGTCGGCAAGGTCCCCGGACAGGCCCTCGACGAGATCCGCGGCCTGCTCAGCACCCTGCTGCGCCCCGAGCGGATCATCGCCGGGCGGCGCAGGCGCGGCAAGCCGACGATCGACAAGGACGAACTGCGCGCCCTGTTCCCGCCGCCCGGCGCGACCGTACGGGCCACCGTCGAACAGGCCGTCGGCGACTACTTCGGCTCCTCCGACCCCGACGCCGTCTCCGGCGCGGGCCGGCACGGCGGCGCCGTCGAGTCCGGTCCCGGCGGCGACGACGCCGAATTCCTGGAGATCGAGCAGTTCGCGCGCCTCAAGCGCATCGCCCGCAAGCCCGGCCCGGTCCTCTTCCTGGTCCTGCTGCTCGTCTCCCTCGTCGCCTGCCGCGGCCTGCTCGGCGGCGGCGCGCTCGCCGGCGGCGCCCTGCTGCCCGCCCCGGCCGACGCCTCCGACCTGTGGTCGCGCTACATCGACGCCTGGCACCCGGTCGGCGTGGGCGGCACCCCCGCCGCCCCGCCCTACCTCGCGGTCATCGCGACCCTGGCCACCCTGCTGCTCGGCTCGACCGGCGTCGCCCTGACCCTGCTCCTCGTCTGCTCGGTGCCGCTGGCCGGCTTCACCGCCTACTTCGCCTCCCGCCCGCTCGTCGAGTCGCGCCTCCTGCGCGCGTGGGCCGCCGTCGTCTACGCCTTCCTGCCCGCCGCGACGGGCGCCCTCGCCGGCGGCCGCGTCGGCACCGCCGTCCTCGCCGTGCTGCTGCCGCTCATCGCCCGCGCGGGCGTCGCCGCCAGCGGCCTGGCGCACCGCTCCGGAGCCCGCGGCAGCTGGCGCGCCACCTGGGCGTACACCCTGCTGCTGACGATCACCACCGCGTTCACCCCGATCGTCTGGCCCATCGCGCTCGTCCTCGGCCTCGCGGTCCTGGCCGTGCGCCGCCGCGACCTCACCGCCTACGGCCCGCGCTTCCTCGCCCAGCTGGGCACCCCGCTGCTGATCCTCGCGCCCTGGTCCCTGTCCCTGCTGCCCTTCGGGTTCTTCACCCAGGCCGGCCTCGACTACGGCCCCTCGGCCGCCACCGCCCTCGACCTGCTCGGCGCCAGCCCCGGTGGCCCCGGCACCGTCGACGGCCTGATGCTCATCGGCGTCGTGCTCGCCGCGCTCGCCGCACTGCTGCGCACCGAACGCCACTTCGGCGTCTGGGCGGCCTGGGCCGTCGCCCTGGTGGGCCTCGTCTTCGCCGTGCTCTCCAACAGCTCCACCTGGGCCGGCCCCGCCACCCTCGTCTACGGCATCGCCCTCCTCGCCGCCGCCGTCATCGGCGCCGACGGGGCACGCACGCGTGTCGCCGAGCAGAGCTTCGGCTGGCGCCAGCCGGTCGCCGCGCTCATCGCCTTCGCCTCCGCCGCCGGCCCCCTGCTCGTCGCCGCCGGATGGATGATCGGCGGCGCCGACGGCCCGCTGGAGCGCCGCGACCCCGTCCAGGTGCCCGCGTTCGTCGCCGAGGAGGCGGGTGACCGCGACCAGGCCCGCACCCTCGTCCTCGACAGCGACGCCGCCCACGTCGGCTACATGCTGGTCCGCGGCTCCGGCGCCCGGCTCGGCGACGCCGAACTCACCGCCGCCGACGGCGAGAACGAGCAGCTCGACAAGGTCGTCGCCAACCTCGTCGCCGGCTCCGGCGCCGACCAGGCCGACCAGCTCGGCAAGTTCGCCGTGGGCTACGTCCTCGTCCACAAGGGCGCGCCCCGCGAGGCCACCCGCGTCCTGGACGCCACCCCCGGCCTCAAGCGGCTCAGCCAGCAGGACGGCAGCGCCCTGTGGCGGGTCGACCAGGAGGTCTCCCGCGCGGCCGTCGTCGCCGACTCCGGCAAGGGCGCGGCCACCCCGGTCGCCGCGGGCCCCGTCGACATCCACACCACCGTCCCCGACGGCTCCGGCAACCGCGTGCTGCGCCTGGCCGACGCCGCCGCCGACGGCTGGACGGCCACCCTCGACGGCAAGGCCCTCACCCCGACCACCGTCGACGGATGGGCCCAGGGCTTCGAACTCCCCGCCTCCGGCGGCAGACTGGACGTCACCTACGAGGACCCGTTCACCCACACCGCCTGGCTGTGGGCGCAGGGCCTGCTGGCCCTCGTCCTCGTCGTCCTGGCCCTGCCCGGCCGCCGCCGTGACGTCGACGACGACCTCCCCGAGGAGGAGCCCATCCCCGCCCAGGCCGTCGACGGCGAGGGCCGCCGCGCCCGCCGCCTGCGCGCCCAGGCCGAAGCGGAGGCGGAGGCGGAATCCGGGCCCGACGCCGACGCCGAACCCCGGGAGCCCGGCAGCCCCGACGAGTTCCCCGCCGTCGGACAGGAGCAGCCCCCCGCGCCCGTCCCGCAGCAGCAGCCCTACGGCGAATGGGCGGACCAGTCCACCTACGCGGGCGCCGAATACGGCGGCTACCCGGGCGAGCAGTACCAGGGCGGCCAGTACGAGGGCGCCCAGCAGTACCAGCAGGGCGGCTACGACCAGCAGGCCTACGACCCCTACCAAGCCGGCCAGTACGACCCGTACGCCTACGACGGCCAGGCGCAGCAGACGCCGTACGACCAGACCTACCAGCAGCAGGGCTACGACCCGTCCGGCTACGGCCAGGGCGGCTACGACCCCGCCTACGACCCGGACCGGCACCCCCGTGGCGCCGACGACGAGCGTCCCGACGGGAGCCGGCAGTGA
- a CDS encoding Trm112 family protein — MPLEAGLLEILACPACHAPLKEQDTELICTGQDCGLAYPVRDGIPVLLVDEARHPE, encoded by the coding sequence ATGCCGCTCGAAGCCGGCCTCCTGGAGATCCTCGCCTGCCCCGCCTGCCACGCCCCCCTCAAGGAGCAGGACACCGAGCTGATCTGCACGGGCCAGGACTGCGGCCTGGCGTACCCGGTCCGCGACGGCATCCCCGTCCTCCTCGTCGACGAGGCCCGCCACCCCGAGTGA
- a CDS encoding DUF3499 domain-containing protein encodes MESRRGPLKSAVPSNVVSPVRRCSRTACGRPAVATLTYVYADSTAVLGPLATYAEPHCYDLCAEHSERLTAPRGWEVVRLLDGSAPARPSGDDLEALANAVREAARPQGRAAGAGGAGRGADPMEVARRGHLRVLRSPDN; translated from the coding sequence GTGGAGAGTCGTCGCGGCCCGCTCAAGAGTGCGGTACCGTCCAACGTCGTGAGCCCTGTACGTCGCTGTTCGCGCACCGCCTGCGGCCGACCCGCCGTCGCGACGCTGACGTACGTCTACGCCGACTCGACCGCGGTCCTCGGCCCGCTCGCCACCTACGCCGAACCCCACTGCTACGACCTGTGCGCCGAGCACTCCGAACGCCTCACCGCCCCGCGCGGCTGGGAAGTCGTCCGGCTCCTCGACGGATCGGCGCCCGCCCGCCCCAGCGGTGACGACCTGGAAGCGCTTGCCAACGCCGTCCGCGAGGCGGCCCGTCCGCAGGGGCGTGCGGCGGGAGCGGGCGGCGCCGGCCGTGGGGCGGACCCGATGGAGGTCGCCCGGCGCGGCCACCTGCGGGTCCTGCGCTCACCGGACAACTGA